In Vibrio cyclitrophicus, one genomic interval encodes:
- a CDS encoding glycerate kinase translates to MDIDAKQFLQTLFSSAVNQALPKNHIEPFLPQDIFYRSANQAGRTVVIGAGKAAASMAAELEAVWQVKQQQDLALRDLEGLVVTRYEHIAPCEHIEVIEAAHPVPDAMGLEVSQRMLQLVSGLSADDTVICLLSGGGSALLSLPGGDISLAEKQQINKALLKSGAAIDEMNCVRKHLSSIKGGRLAKAAYPARVVSLAISDVPGDDISVIASGPTVPDTTTRFDAMAILERYQVETPHSAFEWLNNPESETVKPDDVCWKNAEHHIIATPMSALESAAAEAEGLGIPAYVLSDCIEGEARDVAKVHAALAKQVANHKHPFETPCVILSGGETTVTVKGNGRGGRNCEFLLSLYNELKGQDNIFALAADTDGIDGVEDNAGAWITPQTWQQGSSLSLKAQDYLDANNSYDFFKQVDVLLTTGPTLTNVNDFRAILIL, encoded by the coding sequence ATGGACATTGATGCTAAGCAGTTTCTACAAACCCTTTTCTCAAGTGCTGTTAATCAGGCGCTACCTAAAAATCACATCGAACCTTTTCTTCCTCAAGACATTTTTTATCGCTCTGCTAATCAAGCTGGGCGTACTGTGGTGATAGGAGCAGGAAAAGCGGCCGCATCAATGGCAGCAGAGCTCGAAGCCGTCTGGCAAGTTAAGCAACAACAAGATCTCGCGCTGCGTGATCTTGAAGGCTTGGTGGTGACTCGCTACGAACACATCGCCCCTTGCGAACACATTGAGGTGATTGAAGCGGCGCACCCCGTGCCAGATGCGATGGGCTTAGAAGTGAGCCAACGTATGCTGCAATTGGTGAGTGGCTTGAGCGCCGACGACACGGTGATTTGCCTATTGTCGGGGGGCGGTTCCGCTTTGCTAAGTCTGCCCGGTGGCGACATCAGCTTGGCAGAGAAGCAACAAATCAATAAGGCGTTGCTTAAATCAGGTGCCGCCATTGATGAGATGAATTGTGTTCGCAAACATCTATCTTCGATAAAAGGCGGTCGACTCGCCAAAGCGGCGTATCCTGCAAGGGTAGTGTCACTGGCGATTTCTGATGTGCCGGGTGATGACATTAGTGTGATTGCCTCTGGTCCAACCGTACCAGACACCACCACGCGTTTTGATGCGATGGCAATTTTAGAGCGTTACCAAGTAGAAACACCACACTCGGCATTTGAATGGTTAAATAATCCAGAGTCAGAAACCGTTAAGCCAGATGACGTCTGTTGGAAGAATGCTGAGCACCATATTATCGCCACCCCGATGTCGGCATTGGAATCCGCTGCAGCAGAAGCTGAAGGCTTAGGCATTCCGGCTTATGTGTTGAGTGATTGTATAGAGGGAGAAGCGCGAGATGTTGCGAAAGTTCACGCTGCGTTGGCTAAACAAGTGGCCAATCACAAGCACCCATTTGAGACGCCTTGCGTGATACTTTCCGGTGGCGAAACCACAGTAACCGTTAAAGGCAATGGTCGCGGTGGGCGTAACTGTGAGTTCTTGTTGAGCCTATATAATGAGCTTAAAGGCCAAGACAACATATTTGCATTGGCTGCTGATACCGACGGGATTGATGGCGTGGAAGACAATGCGGGCGCGTGGATTACCCCACAAACATGGCAGCAAGGTTCGAGCTTGTCGCTTAAAGCGCAAGACTACCTCGATGCCAACAACAGCTACGATTTCTTCAAGCAAGTCGATGTGCTTCTTACCACGGGACCAACGCTGACCAATGTGAATGACTTTCGCGCAATATTGATTCTTTAA
- a CDS encoding 2-hydroxy-3-oxopropionate reductase — MSKIAFIGTGIMGKPMASNLQKAGHDLILSDHFNAAPADLVAAGATVCHSPAEAAEAADIIILMVPNTPQVEDVLFGDNGVEQGLTAGDATDKLVIDMSSISPIATKAIAARINEGGASYLDAPVSGGEVGAINAALTIMVGGEQDAFDKARPLFEIMGKNITLVGDNGAGQTCKVANQIIVALNIEAVSEALVFASKAGADPARVRQALLGGFANSKILEVHGERMVEGTFDPGFRISLHQKDLNLALTGAQELGVALPNTANAQELFGECAEMGGEGWDHSALIQAIEKRSDHSIR; from the coding sequence ATGTCTAAAATTGCATTTATCGGAACTGGCATCATGGGTAAACCTATGGCGAGTAACCTTCAAAAAGCAGGTCACGATTTGATTCTGTCGGATCACTTTAATGCAGCACCTGCCGATCTTGTGGCAGCGGGCGCAACGGTCTGTCATTCACCAGCGGAAGCGGCTGAAGCAGCAGATATCATTATCTTAATGGTGCCGAATACACCTCAAGTAGAAGACGTCCTGTTTGGTGATAACGGTGTCGAGCAAGGTCTTACTGCAGGTGATGCAACGGACAAGCTAGTTATCGATATGAGTTCAATCTCGCCAATCGCCACCAAAGCCATTGCAGCGCGTATCAACGAAGGTGGTGCATCATACCTCGATGCGCCAGTTTCAGGTGGTGAAGTGGGCGCGATTAATGCAGCGCTGACTATCATGGTGGGCGGCGAGCAAGACGCCTTTGATAAAGCACGACCTTTGTTCGAAATCATGGGTAAGAACATCACGCTAGTCGGCGACAACGGTGCGGGTCAAACCTGTAAGGTAGCAAACCAAATCATTGTGGCGCTGAATATCGAAGCCGTGTCTGAAGCGTTAGTCTTTGCTTCGAAAGCAGGTGCTGATCCAGCACGCGTACGTCAGGCGCTATTAGGTGGCTTTGCTAACTCTAAGATATTGGAAGTACACGGCGAGCGCATGGTTGAAGGCACATTCGACCCCGGTTTTAGAATCTCACTTCACCAAAAAGACTTAAACCTTGCACTAACGGGTGCACAAGAGTTGGGTGTCGCCCTACCGAACACGGCAAATGCTCAAGAGTTGTTTGGTGAGTGTGCTGAAATGGGCGGCGAAGGTTGGGATCACTCTGCTCTTATCCAAGCGATTGAGAAACGTTCTGACCACTCGATTCGTTAA
- the gcl gene encoding glyoxylate carboligase: protein MAVMKAIEAAVEVLKREGVDIAFGVPGAAINPMYAAMKKLGGIDHVLARHVEGASHMAEGYTRTNQGNIGVCIGTSGPAGTDMITGLYSASADSIPILCITGQAPRARLHKEDFQAVDIESIAKPVTKWATTVLEPAQVPRAFQKAFHLMRSGRPGPILIDLPIDVQLAEIEFDIDTYEPLEPYKPQATRAQVEKALTMMSQSEKPLIVSGGGVINAGASELLQKFAEITGVPVIPTLMGWGSIPDDHDLMAGMVGLQTSHRYGNETMLNSDFVFGVGNRWANRHTGSVDVYTEGRKFVHVDIEPTQIGRVFCPDLGIVSDAKAALELMVEVAQEWRDAGKLPNRNAWASECQERKSTMLRKTNFDEAPMKPMRVYEEMNKAFGRDTCYVSTIGLSQIAAAQFLHVYKPRNWINCGQAGPLGWTTPAALGVRAADPNRDIVAISGDYDFQFMIEELAVGAQFNLPYIHVLVNNSYLGLIRQAQRQFDIDYCVQLAFDNQNAPELEGYGVDHVAVVEGLGCKAIRVREPDQIAAAFEQAKELMNKHKVPVVVELILERVTNIAMGVEINAINEFEPLAESRGDAPTALAYK from the coding sequence ATGGCAGTTATGAAAGCGATTGAAGCAGCGGTAGAAGTGCTTAAACGTGAAGGTGTAGACATCGCATTTGGTGTTCCCGGCGCAGCAATAAACCCTATGTATGCGGCTATGAAAAAGCTCGGAGGAATCGACCACGTCTTAGCTCGTCACGTAGAGGGTGCATCCCATATGGCTGAAGGGTACACACGTACCAATCAAGGCAATATAGGTGTGTGTATTGGTACTTCTGGCCCTGCGGGAACGGACATGATCACGGGGCTTTATTCGGCGTCTGCAGATTCAATCCCAATCCTATGTATTACAGGTCAGGCTCCGCGTGCTCGCCTTCATAAAGAAGACTTCCAAGCGGTTGATATTGAATCTATCGCTAAACCAGTCACTAAGTGGGCGACTACGGTTCTTGAACCGGCGCAAGTGCCACGCGCGTTCCAAAAAGCCTTTCATTTAATGCGTTCGGGTCGTCCGGGTCCAATCCTGATTGATCTACCGATTGATGTTCAGCTGGCTGAGATTGAGTTTGATATCGATACCTATGAACCGCTAGAGCCTTATAAGCCACAAGCGACACGCGCGCAGGTTGAGAAAGCATTAACCATGATGTCTCAATCGGAAAAACCGCTGATTGTATCGGGTGGTGGCGTGATTAACGCTGGCGCGTCTGAATTGTTGCAGAAGTTTGCCGAGATCACTGGTGTTCCTGTTATTCCAACCTTAATGGGTTGGGGCTCTATCCCAGATGATCATGACTTAATGGCGGGTATGGTGGGGTTACAAACTTCTCACCGTTATGGTAACGAAACCATGCTGAATTCTGATTTTGTGTTTGGTGTTGGTAACCGCTGGGCTAACCGTCATACCGGTTCTGTGGATGTTTATACCGAAGGCCGAAAGTTCGTACATGTGGATATTGAACCAACCCAAATCGGCCGTGTGTTCTGTCCGGATTTAGGCATTGTCTCTGATGCGAAAGCTGCACTAGAGCTAATGGTTGAAGTGGCGCAAGAGTGGCGTGATGCTGGCAAGCTGCCGAACCGAAATGCTTGGGCAAGTGAGTGTCAGGAACGCAAGTCGACCATGCTGCGTAAAACCAATTTCGATGAAGCGCCAATGAAACCGATGCGTGTTTATGAAGAGATGAATAAGGCATTTGGTCGTGACACTTGTTATGTGAGCACCATTGGTTTGTCGCAAATTGCTGCCGCTCAGTTCCTGCATGTTTATAAGCCGCGTAACTGGATCAACTGTGGTCAGGCTGGTCCACTAGGTTGGACAACGCCAGCCGCATTGGGTGTACGAGCGGCCGATCCAAATCGCGATATTGTCGCTATCTCTGGAGACTATGATTTCCAATTCATGATCGAAGAGCTGGCGGTAGGTGCGCAGTTCAACTTGCCATACATTCATGTGTTGGTGAACAACTCGTACTTAGGTTTGATTCGTCAAGCGCAGCGCCAATTTGATATCGACTATTGTGTACAACTGGCGTTTGATAACCAGAATGCGCCAGAGCTTGAAGGCTACGGTGTTGACCATGTAGCCGTTGTTGAAGGCTTAGGTTGTAAGGCGATTCGAGTTCGTGAGCCAGACCAAATTGCGGCGGCGTTTGAGCAAGCCAAAGAGCTGATGAACAAGCATAAAGTACCGGTTGTTGTTGAGCTGATTCTTGAGCGAGTGACCAACATTGCGATGGGCGTAGAGATCAACGCCATCAACGAATTTGAGCCACTTGCCGAAAGCCGTGGCGATGCCCCAACGGCGCTGGCGTACAAGTAA
- a CDS encoding malate synthase A: protein MMNDVKEREEVQCMQVLGNMDNSEYKEILSKDALKFLEALVNKFGDRRHALLSDRDIKQAQYDEGELPNFRKDTVSIRQNKEWKVATPPPELLDRRVEITGPIERKMVINALNSGAKVFMCCFEDASSPTWANMVEGQINLRDANLGTISYFDEKKQKRYQLNDDPALLIARPRGIHLPEQSIQFNNQPIGGCLMDFALYFFHNYQSRAQQGLGVYYYIPKLESMEEAQWWDDIFSFTENYFHVPKGTIRATVLIETLPAVFQMEEILYAMRDHIVAMNCGRWDYIFSYIKTLKNHKDRILPDRHGIGMDQEFLNAYSQLLVRTCHARGALAMGGMSAFIPAKDPQEMARVTAKVIEDKQRESQNGHDGTWVAHPALVDLAMSIFDKHLDGKVNQMDFQSPEHVINADTLLKPCEGSRDEAGVRKNIRIALYYIEAWIQGYGCVPIYGLMEDAATAEISRANIWQWIHHGVTLDDGQTFAKSLFHSWLYQELDTIKHEVGDSRYAAGRFEETADLFYQLSTADEFAAFLTLPSYGLLQESS, encoded by the coding sequence ATGATGAATGACGTAAAAGAGAGAGAAGAAGTACAGTGTATGCAGGTACTCGGGAATATGGACAACTCCGAGTACAAAGAGATCTTGTCTAAAGATGCATTAAAATTCTTAGAAGCTCTCGTCAATAAGTTTGGAGATCGCCGTCATGCCCTGCTAAGTGACCGCGACATAAAACAAGCTCAATATGACGAGGGTGAGTTACCCAACTTCAGAAAAGACACCGTTTCCATTCGTCAGAATAAAGAGTGGAAGGTAGCAACACCACCACCAGAGTTACTGGATCGACGCGTAGAGATCACCGGACCTATCGAAAGAAAGATGGTGATCAACGCGCTAAACTCAGGCGCGAAGGTCTTCATGTGTTGCTTTGAAGATGCCTCTTCCCCAACTTGGGCCAATATGGTCGAAGGGCAAATCAACCTAAGAGACGCCAACCTTGGCACCATTAGTTATTTCGATGAGAAGAAGCAGAAGCGTTACCAATTAAACGACGATCCTGCACTGCTGATCGCACGCCCACGAGGGATCCACCTTCCTGAGCAATCCATCCAATTCAACAATCAGCCTATCGGCGGTTGCTTGATGGACTTCGCCTTGTACTTTTTCCATAACTATCAGTCACGTGCACAACAAGGCTTAGGCGTTTACTACTACATTCCCAAGCTTGAGAGCATGGAAGAAGCACAGTGGTGGGACGATATTTTCAGCTTCACCGAAAACTATTTCCACGTACCCAAAGGCACAATCCGCGCGACGGTTTTGATTGAGACACTTCCAGCCGTATTCCAAATGGAAGAGATCTTATACGCAATGCGTGATCATATCGTGGCAATGAACTGTGGCCGTTGGGATTACATCTTCAGCTACATCAAAACGCTGAAAAACCATAAAGATCGTATCCTGCCTGATCGCCACGGGATCGGCATGGATCAAGAATTCCTAAATGCCTACAGCCAGCTGTTGGTGCGTACTTGTCATGCTCGCGGTGCATTGGCGATGGGTGGTATGTCAGCCTTTATTCCAGCAAAAGATCCGCAAGAAATGGCGCGTGTGACTGCCAAGGTAATCGAAGATAAACAAAGAGAGTCTCAAAACGGCCACGATGGCACATGGGTCGCGCACCCTGCACTGGTTGATTTAGCGATGTCGATATTCGATAAACACCTCGATGGCAAAGTAAACCAAATGGATTTCCAAAGCCCAGAGCATGTGATCAACGCCGATACGCTACTCAAGCCTTGTGAAGGTAGCCGCGACGAAGCAGGAGTACGTAAAAATATACGCATTGCGCTTTATTACATTGAGGCTTGGATCCAAGGCTACGGCTGTGTACCTATCTACGGCCTTATGGAAGATGCCGCCACCGCAGAGATCTCAAGAGCCAATATTTGGCAGTGGATCCACCACGGTGTCACGCTTGATGACGGCCAAACCTTTGCCAAATCACTATTCCACTCTTGGCTTTACCAAGAGCTAGACACCATAAAACATGAAGTCGGAGACTCGCGCTATGCAGCAGGTCGATTTGAAGAGACAGCTGATCTTTTCTATCAACTTTCTACAGCCGATGAGTTCGCTGCCTTCCTAACTTTACCCAGCTATGGGCTGTTACAAGAGTCCAGTTAG
- a CDS encoding MarR family transcriptional regulator, with amino-acid sequence MDAIDRVVEQWAKEKPELETEPMAMMGRIMRIAKYMETQVAELHKKYDMKLGEFDVLATLRRSGKPYRLTPSELIGSMMLTSGAMTNRLDKLEAKGLISREHSKEDRRSVSVQLTKDGLILIDQMMTEHVETQKKLVKSLSVSQKKNTNQLLKAWLSAYE; translated from the coding sequence ATGGATGCTATCGACCGCGTAGTAGAGCAATGGGCAAAGGAAAAGCCTGAGCTAGAAACTGAGCCTATGGCAATGATGGGCCGGATTATGCGTATTGCCAAGTATATGGAGACTCAAGTTGCCGAGCTTCATAAAAAATACGACATGAAACTCGGTGAGTTTGATGTGCTAGCCACCTTGCGACGTTCTGGAAAGCCTTACCGACTCACTCCTTCAGAGCTGATTGGTTCGATGATGCTGACTTCAGGCGCGATGACCAATCGCCTTGATAAACTGGAAGCGAAAGGACTGATCAGCCGTGAGCACAGTAAAGAAGACAGACGCAGTGTGAGCGTTCAGCTAACCAAAGATGGTCTGATTCTGATTGACCAAATGATGACTGAGCATGTTGAAACGCAGAAGAAGCTGGTGAAATCTCTGTCTGTGAGCCAGAAGAAAAATACTAACCAGTTACTGAAAGCATGGTTGAGTGCTTACGAGTAA
- a CDS encoding DoxX family protein: protein MNTRLNDTLTFFARILLAYLFIQAGWGKLFSYEGTVGYMASQGVSAHLLPLVILLELGGGLAILAGFMTRFTAFSIAFFSLVSGVMFHFDPSSSGQMIHFYKNVSVAGGYLALAVLGAGSFSVDYWLSNKFKQDAKWTRLMVLVR, encoded by the coding sequence ATGAACACTAGATTGAACGACACACTGACTTTTTTCGCTCGTATTTTATTGGCTTACTTGTTTATTCAAGCGGGCTGGGGAAAGCTATTTAGCTATGAAGGAACGGTGGGATACATGGCTTCTCAAGGCGTCAGCGCTCACTTGTTGCCTTTGGTTATTTTACTTGAACTCGGTGGCGGGCTTGCAATTTTAGCTGGTTTTATGACTCGCTTTACAGCGTTCTCGATTGCGTTTTTCTCTTTGGTTTCTGGTGTTATGTTTCACTTCGACCCAAGTTCGTCGGGTCAAATGATTCACTTCTACAAAAACGTCTCTGTTGCTGGTGGGTATTTGGCGTTAGCGGTACTTGGCGCGGGATCGTTTAGTGTTGATTACTGGTTGTCTAATAAGTTTAAGCAAGACGCCAAATGGACGCGTTTAATGGTTCTTGTTCGTTAG
- a CDS encoding heme-binding protein — protein MGSLTLQQALTIIDGTLKAGNKIHTEPLTVAVLDSGGKLISLQRQDGSSMMRPDIAIAKAWGALALGCSSRKLAQDADNRPAFISAVNVLAHGNMVPVPGGLLIRDKDKTVLGAIGVSGDISDIDESCAINGIGCAELFSDEMLQA, from the coding sequence ATGGGAAGTTTGACTCTACAACAAGCGTTAACCATCATCGATGGAACCTTAAAAGCAGGAAACAAGATCCACACAGAACCTTTGACGGTCGCCGTCTTAGACAGCGGTGGCAAGCTGATTTCTCTGCAACGTCAAGACGGCTCTAGCATGATGCGACCAGACATCGCGATTGCTAAAGCGTGGGGGGCACTCGCACTGGGTTGTTCCTCTAGAAAACTCGCCCAAGATGCTGACAACCGACCAGCATTCATCTCCGCCGTAAACGTGCTCGCACACGGAAACATGGTACCAGTTCCAGGGGGGCTACTGATTCGAGACAAAGATAAAACGGTATTGGGTGCTATCGGGGTTAGCGGCGATATATCAGATATCGACGAAAGCTGCGCCATTAATGGCATTGGCTGTGCTGAACTGTTTAGCGATGAGATGCTACAAGCTTAA
- a CDS encoding LysR family transcriptional regulator: MKTLKKTLPLDTLQILDVLQREGTYSSASAHLNRSVSALSYQIQKLEDELGILILDRSGHRAVFTQVGQMLVENGRQLLTGSDELINQIQRFSSGWESELFVSYDGIIGQDIALSLIADMATECSTQLYVQEDILSGGWEALISGKADILISSMPNIELPNTVNSKTIGRIEMIWVAAKSASILNEPNPLSESTRREHTIIAVADTAKSAPKVTKNILLNQKTSTVSSMSSKLTAIQRNLGIGTLPKQLITAGV; this comes from the coding sequence ATGAAGACTCTGAAGAAAACACTGCCGCTCGACACCTTACAAATATTGGATGTTCTACAACGTGAAGGGACTTACTCGTCAGCCTCTGCGCATCTCAATCGATCCGTTTCTGCATTGAGTTATCAGATTCAAAAATTGGAAGATGAACTCGGCATCTTGATCTTAGATCGTTCAGGACACAGAGCCGTGTTTACTCAGGTAGGACAAATGTTAGTGGAAAATGGCCGACAGTTACTAACTGGGTCAGATGAACTCATAAACCAAATACAACGTTTCTCAAGTGGTTGGGAAAGCGAACTGTTTGTTTCCTATGACGGCATTATCGGACAAGACATTGCGTTGTCGTTAATCGCCGACATGGCAACAGAATGCAGCACGCAACTGTATGTCCAAGAGGATATTTTGTCGGGGGGCTGGGAAGCATTAATCTCAGGAAAAGCAGATATTCTTATCTCATCGATGCCCAATATCGAGCTACCGAATACTGTGAACAGTAAAACCATCGGCCGTATAGAAATGATCTGGGTGGCCGCGAAAAGTGCCTCCATTTTAAACGAACCCAATCCGCTCAGTGAATCCACACGACGTGAACACACGATCATCGCAGTGGCCGATACCGCGAAGTCAGCGCCTAAAGTCACCAAAAACATCTTACTGAATCAAAAAACCAGTACGGTCAGTTCAATGAGCAGTAAGTTAACGGCAATTCAACGGAACTTGGGTATAGGCACTCTGCCTAAACAGCTTATAACCGCCGGAGTTTAG
- the hyi gene encoding hydroxypyruvate isomerase gives MAKFAANLSMLFTEVDFMDRFEAAAEAGFQGVEYLFPYAFDAQAIKAKLDANNLEQVLFNLPAGDWDAGDRGIAVDPTRVEEFQAGVPKAIAYAKALGCTQVNCLAGIVPQGVTQQDAQSAFVINLHYAANALAAEGIRLVIEAINTRDIPGFFLNTTEQAKAIIKEVGSNNLSIQYDIYHMQIMEGDLTPTMQQNIGQIAHVQLADNPGRHEPGSGEINYPFVLNYLDELGYQGWVGCEYKPKTTTTEGLGWLHQYR, from the coding sequence ATGGCAAAATTTGCAGCAAACTTGTCAATGTTATTCACGGAAGTTGATTTTATGGATCGCTTTGAAGCTGCCGCAGAAGCGGGCTTTCAAGGTGTGGAGTATCTTTTCCCTTACGCCTTTGATGCTCAGGCAATCAAAGCAAAGCTAGACGCTAATAACCTAGAGCAAGTGCTATTTAACTTGCCTGCAGGTGATTGGGACGCTGGCGACCGTGGTATTGCGGTAGACCCAACACGAGTTGAAGAGTTTCAAGCGGGTGTACCTAAAGCCATCGCTTACGCAAAAGCGCTCGGTTGTACTCAAGTGAATTGCTTGGCGGGGATTGTACCGCAAGGTGTGACCCAACAAGATGCGCAATCGGCGTTTGTGATTAACCTGCATTACGCGGCGAACGCGCTAGCAGCAGAGGGCATCCGCTTAGTGATAGAGGCGATCAACACCCGCGATATTCCGGGCTTCTTCTTGAACACCACAGAGCAAGCCAAAGCGATCATCAAAGAGGTAGGGAGCAATAACCTTTCTATCCAATACGATATTTATCACATGCAAATAATGGAAGGCGATCTTACGCCGACCATGCAGCAGAACATTGGCCAAATCGCACACGTCCAACTGGCTGATAACCCAGGCCGACACGAACCGGGTTCTGGAGAAATCAATTACCCATTCGTGCTCAATTATCTTGATGAGCTGGGCTACCAGGGTTGGGTTGGCTGCGAATACAAACCTAAAACGACAACGACAGAAGGCCTTGGTTGGCTGCACCAGTACCGTTAA
- a CDS encoding EamA family transporter gives MNILLAMIPAFFWGTTYAVTQFTLQEWPPLLLGALRALPAGLLLLAVKPTLPKKGEWQIIFTLGLINIATFFGLIFVMALTLPSAISGVGMISVPVFAMIFHWVVKKQRPHLIQALSGIGLITLAWILFNPSQIALNPIGLGAMFAAIMCIVIGSSITKSLGNRMHWWKVLTWQLILGGTILSVASGVHAFIDPQPYVNAVAHFDSRNAMGLLWVIGLNTALGYGMYVWLLQRMSVVDFTFGGIANPVAGIVTGMVLMGESFTPVQYSLMTGMIVMSLLPQLILAVRQSKQVKPVTQ, from the coding sequence ATGAACATATTATTAGCAATGATCCCCGCGTTCTTTTGGGGAACAACCTATGCAGTGACGCAATTTACGCTACAGGAGTGGCCACCATTATTACTCGGTGCTTTGCGTGCGTTACCTGCTGGTTTGTTATTGCTAGCAGTAAAGCCGACACTGCCTAAAAAAGGTGAGTGGCAGATCATTTTCACATTGGGCCTTATCAATATTGCGACCTTCTTTGGCCTGATCTTCGTGATGGCACTAACGCTGCCTTCAGCGATTTCTGGCGTGGGTATGATCTCTGTGCCTGTGTTCGCGATGATCTTCCATTGGGTAGTGAAAAAGCAGCGCCCGCATCTAATTCAAGCCCTGTCAGGTATTGGTTTGATCACCTTAGCGTGGATACTGTTTAACCCAAGCCAAATCGCTTTGAATCCAATTGGTTTAGGAGCCATGTTCGCCGCAATCATGTGTATTGTAATAGGCAGCAGCATTACCAAATCACTGGGTAATCGCATGCACTGGTGGAAGGTATTAACTTGGCAGCTGATTCTAGGCGGTACGATTTTGTCTGTCGCGTCTGGCGTTCATGCGTTCATCGACCCGCAACCTTATGTTAATGCTGTCGCTCATTTCGATTCTCGTAATGCAATGGGTCTATTGTGGGTGATTGGGCTAAATACAGCACTAGGTTACGGCATGTATGTATGGTTACTACAACGCATGTCAGTGGTCGATTTCACCTTCGGTGGCATCGCTAACCCAGTGGCTGGCATAGTTACGGGGATGGTGTTGATGGGTGAATCCTTCACTCCAGTACAGTATTCACTGATGACAGGCATGATCGTAATGTCACTACTACCACAGCTTATTCTGGCAGTAAGGCAGTCCAAGCAAGTTAAGCCTGTTACGCAGTAG